One window from the genome of Oryza glaberrima chromosome 3, OglaRS2, whole genome shotgun sequence encodes:
- the LOC127766405 gene encoding 10 kDa prolamin-like, protein MASYKILVVFALLALSASAATAITTTIPYFPSTLAMGTMNPSKLYMMQTLGMGSYATMFMSQPIALLQQQCCMQLQGMIPQCHCGASCQMMQNMQNAICGGLGQQQMMMKMVMQLPYVCNMAPANFQLFPYGCC, encoded by the coding sequence ATGGCATCATACAAGATCTTGGTTGTCTTTGCTTTGCTAGCTCTTTCTGCAAGTGCAGCTACCGCAATCACCACCACTATACCATATTTCCCATCAACACTAGCAATGGGCACCATGAATCCCTCTAAGCTGTACATGATGCAAACTTTGGGCATGGGTAGCTACGCAACCATGTTCATGTCACAACCAATTGCTCTCCTGCAACAACAATGTTGCATGCAACTACAAGGCATGATACCACAGTGCCATTGTGGTGCTAGTTGTCAAATGATGCAGAACATGCAAAATGCTATTTGTGGTGGACTCGGGCAACAAcaaatgatgatgaagatggtgatgcAACTGCCATATGTGTGCAACATGGCACCCGCCAACTTTCAACTCTTTCCTTATGGTTGTTGTTGA